A genome region from Erythrolamprus reginae isolate rEryReg1 chromosome 4, rEryReg1.hap1, whole genome shotgun sequence includes the following:
- the OMP gene encoding olfactory marker protein: MGSEAAELELHLVQDVPLTEMMRIRVKTLEQKKEHPQDGEKLLQANEFVFRLDFSRQHGLRFASWNVVLDRPGKATVIGTSQHWTPDLTPLMRRQLLDPVGVFWKKPEAPDVVECNEADALEFGERLVELAKIRKAMYFLVAFTDGLEPADLKCSVMFKI; the protein is encoded by the coding sequence ATGGGTTCCGAGGCAGCCGAACTGGAGCTTCATTTGGTCCAAGATGTCCCGCTGACCGAGATGATGAGGATTCGAGTCAAGACCCTCGAGCAGAAGAAAGAGCATCCTCAAGACGGCGAGAAGCTCCTTCAAGCCAACGAGTTTGTCTTCCGGCTGGACTTCTCCCGTCAGCACGGTCTGCGTTTCGCGAGCTGGAATGTCGTCCTGGACCGGCCGGGCAAAGCCACCGTGATCGGCACCTCTCAACACTGGACGCCGGATTTGACCCCTCTCATGAGAAGGCAGCTCTTGGATCCGGTGGGGGTGTTTTGGAAGAAGCCGGAGGCGCCCGATGTGGTCGAGTGCAATGAAGCGGACGCCTTGGAGTTTGGAGAAAGGTTGGTGGAGCTGGCCAAAATCCGGAAAGCCATGTATTTCCTGGTGGCCTTCACCGACGGTCTCGAGCCGGCTGACCTCAAATGCTCCGTGATGTTTAAAATCTGA